A genomic window from Silene latifolia isolate original U9 population chromosome 11, ASM4854445v1, whole genome shotgun sequence includes:
- the LOC141613781 gene encoding uncharacterized protein LOC141613781 — MVVADLMNTTGSGWNTELLSSLFLPFECERIKNIRVSELKPDYTWYWVAEKDGIFSVKTAYRRLAGEKEALDFEGVSNGDNEKWLWKVPSLVSIYFVIVLLLNGFERVLIFPWTKKLIAGICVAGSRRGGGSMAVGNTRYLWWGCWALWEHRNSVIFYAKEVDPWGVVRRALEVVEEIEGGGFTRVIKRGEVGREGQIARKGWVRPQENFVKVNVDAGVKEGEGISVGVVCRNDRGEVVWGVSEVMEQHWEPQIAEAVDMLEGMKEAKRHRHRKIVVESDCLVLIDSLKKKKTERNMLALILEEILVLCNSFISVLWSYTSRANNGVAHALAHLFPRVVGRFLWSDVLPPTANNAVSIDSLLVMQ, encoded by the exons ATGGTAGTAGCTGATCTTATGAATACTACTGGGAGCGGGTGGAACACGGAGCTCCTCTCGTCCTTATTCCTTCCTTTCGAATGCGAGCGCATTAAGAATATCCGGGTTAGTGAGCTTAAGCCGGATTATACTTGGTATTGGGTGGCGGAGAAGGATGGTATATTTTCTGTGAAAACCGCTTACAGGAGATTAGCCGGGGAGAAGGAAGCTTTGGACTTTGAGGGTGTGTCGAATGGGGATAATGAGAAATGGCTCTGGAAAGTCCCG AGTCTAGTGTCCATTTATTTCGTGATTGTCCTATTGCTAAACGGGTTTGAGAGGGTCTTGATCTTTCCATGGACGAAGAAGCTGATTGCGGGGATTTGCGTGGCTGGGTCGAGGAGAGGTGGAGGGAGTATGGCTGTCGGGAACACACGTTATTTATGGTGGGGGTGTTGGGCATTGTGGGAGCACAGAAATAGCGTCATTTTTTATGCTAAGGAGGTGGACCCGTGGGGTGTGGTAAGGAGGGCGCTGGAAGTGGTGGAGGAGATCGAAGGTGGAGGATTCACGAGGGTGATTAAGCGGGGTGAGGTAGGACGTGAGGGGCAGATTGCGAGGAAGGGATGGGTTCGGCCACAGGAGAACTTCGTTAAGGTGAATGTGGATGCGGGTGTTAAAGAAGGCGAGGGGATTAGTGTGGGGGTGGTTTGCAGAAACGATAGGGGTGAGGTTGTGTGGGGGGTGTCGGAGGTCATGGAGCAACATTGGGAGCCTCAAATTGCGGAAGCTGTGGATATGCTAGAAGGTATGAAGGAAGCGAAGCGGCATAGGCACAGGAAGATCGTTGTGGAAAGCGACTGCTTGGTGTTGATTGACTcgctgaagaagaagaagacagaAAGAAATATGCTTGCTTTAATTCTAGAGGAAATTTTAGTGTTATGTAATTCTTTTATTTCGGTTTTGTGGTCGTATACTAGTCGCGCAAACAATGGTGTGGCGCATGCTTTAGCTCATTTATTTCCTAGAGTAGTTGGTAGATTTCTATGGTCGGATGTTTTGCCACCGACTGCGAACAATGCTGTTTCCATTGATTCATTATTAGTAATGCAGTAA